The Leptospirales bacterium genome includes a window with the following:
- the uppP gene encoding undecaprenyl-diphosphatase UppP: MEAAYALLLGLLQGLTEFLPISSTAHLRILPALLGQPDPGAAFTAVIQLGSLAALLVYFRRDLLEFSLEVVRGLISRQPLQHPQARLAWQVVAATIPICIAAMLLKDFIHGPFRSLYVVAGSLIVMALLLWLADRNAGRQRDVHSITFRDAIWIGLAQCLALIPGASRSGSTLMMGLFLGLARPAATRFSFLLAIPAIALSGFYELYSEWSNLAAQGFSFLILGSLAAIVSSYLAIAGLLHYLRSHNLSVFVAYRTLLGLAILALLALGMLSP; the protein is encoded by the coding sequence GTGGAAGCCGCTTACGCATTGCTCCTGGGTTTGCTCCAGGGCCTCACTGAATTTCTTCCTATTTCGAGCACGGCGCATCTGCGCATCCTCCCGGCGCTGTTGGGCCAGCCGGACCCAGGCGCCGCCTTCACTGCGGTGATCCAGCTTGGATCGCTGGCCGCTCTCCTCGTTTACTTTCGCAGGGACCTGCTCGAATTTTCGCTGGAAGTTGTGCGCGGTCTTATCAGTCGGCAACCCTTGCAGCATCCCCAGGCCAGGCTGGCCTGGCAGGTGGTCGCAGCAACAATCCCCATTTGCATCGCTGCTATGCTTCTAAAAGACTTCATCCACGGGCCCTTTCGTTCGCTCTACGTTGTAGCCGGCAGCCTGATCGTCATGGCTTTGCTGCTGTGGCTGGCCGATCGCAATGCGGGACGCCAGCGCGATGTGCACAGTATCACCTTCCGCGATGCTATTTGGATTGGTCTGGCACAGTGCCTGGCGCTGATTCCCGGCGCGTCGCGTTCCGGCAGCACCTTGATGATGGGCCTGTTCCTTGGTCTGGCGCGCCCCGCGGCCACGCGGTTTTCCTTTCTGCTGGCAATCCCGGCCATTGCCCTGTCCGGCTTCTATGAGCTCTATTCGGAGTGGAGCAATCTTGCGGCGCAGGGTTTTAGCTTTCTGATTCTAGGTTCGCTGGCGGCAATAGTTTCCAGCTACCTGGCCATCGCTGGCCTGTTGCACTACTTGCGCAGTCATAACTTGAGCGTCTTTGTCGCCTATCGCACGCTGCTGGGTCTTGCAATACTGGCCTTGCTTGCTCTGGGCATGCTCAGTCCCTGA
- a CDS encoding caspase family protein yields MSFFARPGRRWRPGATHFLLALILAAPMALVSLQAQNRYGLIIGSNYKQNISGIPPLDLCERDAELMEQSLRSQGRFTDVKVLLGRMVTAQNIEAAINELATKVSSNDTVAIYFSGHGTYERDPNAQNGVRNYVVMYERPHVPDNVLNTWVKKIHTDKLVWIFDCCFSGGLANRGQRARGTGQVPIDPGEQGRVLVNAREDIFFDDKAIVASSDADETSIEVRGSINHGIFTYFFAQALTPANGDMNRDGTVTILEAFEWARPRVTNEAKRFNHNQNPQISGRASGIFIAGNITPTPPQPTPQPTPPQPPEPPQPGPTPPDMPDPVTPDEPQPAPGNVTGNAVIYTTILRSIAAGPTPMDPMTLIMRNRRGNSDRNIAVKFSGQPVQTRITWLTEAQLRQRTGEQIPLGFYSYQGRRINNQVAMLEVTGAPTGVHEVEIQADGYPIINERLGVERNAANNKIFVVASLSGYGTIRGKVFLRSFDSPLAGQDIWMPVVNTTNQQHRMRSMQDGSFWFLNLPPNSNYFIKASFLESTALDDRTITVEDGQTTNLDIVLTQRMNLNPPR; encoded by the coding sequence ATGTCGTTCTTTGCTCGCCCCGGCCGGCGCTGGCGTCCCGGCGCAACGCACTTCTTGCTGGCGCTGATCCTTGCCGCTCCGATGGCGCTGGTTTCGCTGCAGGCGCAAAATCGTTACGGGCTGATCATCGGCTCGAACTACAAACAGAACATCTCCGGCATCCCGCCGCTGGACCTCTGTGAGCGCGATGCTGAGCTGATGGAGCAAAGTCTGCGCAGCCAGGGTCGCTTCACGGATGTAAAAGTTCTGCTCGGCCGAATGGTCACCGCGCAAAATATCGAAGCGGCGATCAATGAGCTGGCTACGAAGGTCAGCTCCAACGACACTGTGGCCATTTACTTTTCTGGCCACGGCACCTATGAGCGCGATCCCAATGCTCAGAACGGAGTGCGCAACTATGTCGTCATGTACGAGCGACCGCACGTTCCAGACAACGTGCTGAACACCTGGGTGAAGAAGATCCATACCGATAAGCTGGTCTGGATCTTCGATTGCTGTTTCTCTGGAGGGCTCGCCAACCGCGGCCAGCGGGCGCGCGGCACGGGTCAGGTGCCCATTGACCCGGGCGAGCAGGGCCGCGTACTGGTCAACGCTCGCGAAGATATCTTCTTCGACGACAAAGCCATCGTAGCATCAAGCGATGCGGACGAAACCTCAATCGAGGTGCGCGGTAGCATCAACCACGGTATCTTCACTTACTTCTTTGCCCAGGCGCTCACGCCTGCCAATGGCGACATGAATCGCGATGGCACGGTTACAATTCTGGAGGCCTTCGAGTGGGCGAGGCCGCGCGTGACCAACGAGGCCAAACGCTTCAATCACAACCAGAATCCGCAAATCTCCGGCCGGGCGTCAGGCATCTTTATCGCCGGCAACATAACTCCCACTCCGCCGCAGCCAACGCCACAGCCGACGCCGCCACAGCCGCCCGAACCGCCGCAGCCCGGACCCACGCCGCCGGACATGCCTGATCCGGTAACCCCTGATGAGCCGCAGCCGGCGCCTGGCAATGTAACCGGCAATGCCGTGATCTACACCACCATTCTGCGATCGATCGCCGCCGGTCCCACGCCCATGGATCCGATGACTCTGATCATGCGCAACCGTCGCGGCAATTCCGATCGGAATATTGCTGTGAAGTTTTCGGGCCAGCCGGTGCAGACGCGAATCACGTGGCTCACTGAGGCGCAGCTGCGCCAGCGCACGGGCGAACAAATCCCGCTTGGCTTCTACAGCTACCAGGGTCGGCGCATCAACAATCAGGTAGCGATGCTTGAAGTGACTGGCGCGCCGACCGGCGTGCACGAGGTGGAGATTCAGGCCGACGGCTATCCGATCATCAACGAGCGTCTGGGAGTGGAGCGCAACGCCGCCAACAACAAGATCTTTGTAGTAGCGTCGCTTTCCGGTTACGGCACAATACGCGGCAAGGTGTTTCTAAGAAGCTTTGATTCGCCGCTGGCCGGGCAGGACATCTGGATGCCGGTAGTCAATACGACAAACCAGCAACATCGGATGCGCAGCATGCAGGATGGCAGCTTCTGGTTCTTGAATCTGCCGCCCAATAGCAACTACTTCATCAAAGCCTCCTTCCTGGAAAGTACGGCGCTGGATGATCGCACGATAACAGTAGAGGATGGGCAGACTACCAACCTCGATATCGTTCTCACGCAGCGCATGAACCTGAATCCGCCGCGTTAG
- a CDS encoding DUF2071 domain-containing protein: protein MLHLLRRHPFAVRAHFDYSAVLTYALPANILQPLLPPGLELDQREGLGFAAIAMVKTRRLRPAVFPALLGQDFFLIGYRIFSRFTTREGRRLRGLRILRSETDRRRMVCSGNLLTHYHYHYAPIHAAWSEENLHVVREGGMDVVFHKKSDARLPSGSPFADWREARMYAGPLPFTFDYEQETHSIVIIEGVRQNWTPQAVEAEVRTLDFFDQPQFQGVRPQLCSAFIVENIPFMWKKGRRELLNAQSI from the coding sequence ATGTTGCACCTGTTACGACGTCATCCCTTTGCAGTGCGCGCACACTTTGACTACTCGGCGGTGCTAACCTATGCCCTGCCGGCAAACATTTTGCAGCCGCTGCTTCCGCCAGGATTGGAACTCGACCAGCGCGAGGGATTGGGCTTTGCGGCCATCGCCATGGTCAAGACGCGCCGCCTGCGACCGGCGGTCTTTCCGGCGCTGCTTGGTCAGGACTTCTTCTTGATCGGCTATCGCATCTTCAGTCGCTTCACCACGCGCGAGGGCCGGCGTCTTCGCGGTCTGCGCATCCTGCGCTCCGAGACCGACCGGCGACGCATGGTTTGCTCCGGAAATCTGCTCACACACTATCACTACCACTACGCGCCAATCCATGCGGCATGGAGCGAAGAGAACCTGCACGTTGTACGCGAGGGCGGTATGGACGTCGTTTTTCATAAGAAGTCCGACGCGCGTTTGCCGTCTGGATCGCCCTTTGCCGACTGGCGCGAGGCGCGTATGTATGCGGGACCGCTGCCTTTTACCTTCGACTACGAACAGGAGACGCATTCGATTGTGATCATCGAGGGCGTTCGCCAGAATTGGACGCCGCAAGCCGTCGAGGCCGAAGTGCGTACTCTGGATTTCTTTGATCAGCCGCAGTTTCAGGGCGTCAGGCCGCAGCTATGCAGCGCCTTTATTGTAGAAAACATCCCCTTCATGTGGAAGAAGGGCAGACGGGAGCTGCTGAATGCGCAGTCGATTTGA
- a CDS encoding DoxX-like family protein has translation MQALNLQRLRLVARWIVASVWIFHGVYSKLLHQIPRHEGIVARILGPDVAPMLTLGIGAAEAAMGLWVLSGRWPKLCATLQSLIIPTMNGLEIVLARDLLWNAPAMVLLNLLLLCAAWFAASGVRPRTAPPDGKS, from the coding sequence ATGCAGGCCCTGAACCTCCAACGCTTGCGCCTTGTGGCGCGCTGGATCGTAGCGTCGGTCTGGATTTTCCACGGCGTCTACAGTAAGCTTCTCCATCAGATTCCCCGGCACGAGGGGATTGTGGCCCGAATTCTGGGGCCGGACGTTGCGCCCATGCTGACCCTGGGCATCGGGGCCGCCGAAGCGGCCATGGGGCTGTGGGTCCTGAGCGGCCGGTGGCCAAAGCTCTGCGCCACGCTGCAGAGTTTAATCATCCCAACAATGAATGGTCTGGAGATTGTTCTGGCCCGCGATCTGCTTTGGAACGCGCCGGCAATGGTCTTGCTCAACCTGCTGCTGCTTTGTGCCGCGTGGTTTGCGGCCAGCGGCGTTCGCCCGCGTACGGCGCCGCCAGATGGGAAGTCCTGA
- the fliS gene encoding flagellar export chaperone FliS yields the protein MALARQNSFDAYKTTEIATANQGKLIVMLYDGAVRFLRIAIENMSPRTYDVANANIIKAQDIVTELMLALNMEEGGEIAQNLFSLYAYMKRRLLEANIAKESGGLSEVIGLLEQLRGAWEEVSQKDSVHSESPRAEMRRQGASFSIQG from the coding sequence ATGGCGCTGGCACGACAGAATTCCTTTGATGCATACAAGACCACCGAGATTGCAACGGCCAATCAGGGGAAGTTGATTGTAATGCTCTACGATGGAGCGGTTCGCTTCCTGCGTATTGCAATTGAGAATATGTCGCCGCGGACTTATGACGTGGCAAACGCCAACATTATCAAAGCCCAGGATATCGTGACCGAACTGATGCTGGCCTTGAACATGGAAGAGGGCGGCGAAATCGCTCAAAATCTATTCAGTCTCTATGCTTATATGAAGCGTCGTCTGCTGGAAGCGAACATTGCCAAAGAAAGCGGCGGACTCAGCGAGGTCATTGGCCTGCTGGAGCAATTGCGCGGCGCCTGGGAGGAAGTCTCCCAAAAGGATTCCGTACATTCCGAAAGTCCTCGTGCGGAAATGCGGCGCCAGGGCGCCAGCTTTTCCATTCAGGGTTGA
- a CDS encoding DUF4332 domain-containing protein, which yields MAKLNRITGIDDRLAEQLRSAGVTTIEKLLEHGESREGRRAIAIKARINERLVQKWVHHADFFRIKGIAGLKAELLGAVGVPNVRTLAKQNPDTLYEKMVQINGRRQMIERVPGLVQVRRWVKTAQKLKPAVY from the coding sequence ATGGCCAAACTTAATAGAATTACTGGAATTGACGACCGTCTGGCTGAGCAGTTGCGGAGTGCAGGCGTCACAACGATTGAAAAACTTCTGGAGCATGGCGAATCGCGCGAGGGCCGGAGAGCCATTGCTATCAAAGCGCGCATCAATGAGCGCCTTGTTCAAAAATGGGTGCATCATGCTGATTTCTTCCGCATCAAAGGGATCGCCGGATTGAAGGCTGAGTTGCTTGGCGCAGTCGGCGTACCAAACGTACGCACTCTGGCCAAACAAAACCCTGATACGCTCTACGAGAAAATGGTCCAGATCAATGGACGCCGGCAGATGATTGAGCGCGTTCCAGGCCTGGTGCAAGTTCGCCGCTGGGTCAAGACTGCACAAAAGCTGAAGCCCGCCGTCTACTGA
- the sufC gene encoding Fe-S cluster assembly ATPase SufC, with translation MDALLDIRGLKVEIEGREIIHGLDLSLPRGETHAIMGPNGSGKSTLSYTLLGHPRYTVSGGQIYFEGQSLAGLTVDQRARLGIFLSMQYPTAIPGVTVTNFLRTALKNLRGADVPVKDFRRELKEAMGALQMDPNFAARYVNDGFSGGEKKRHEVLQMTLMQPKLCILDEIDSGLDIDALRILAAGVERLRSPERSMLLITHYQRLLNYLSVDRIHVFMAGRIVMSGGRELAEKLEAHGYEWAAREAGLSPGAL, from the coding sequence ATGGATGCCCTGCTCGATATCCGCGGCCTGAAGGTAGAAATAGAGGGACGCGAGATCATTCACGGCCTCGATCTCAGCCTGCCGCGCGGAGAGACTCACGCCATCATGGGGCCCAACGGCTCTGGCAAGAGCACCCTTTCCTACACCCTGCTGGGCCACCCGCGCTATACTGTGAGCGGCGGTCAGATTTATTTCGAAGGCCAATCGCTGGCCGGCCTCACGGTAGACCAGCGCGCGCGCCTCGGTATTTTTCTCTCCATGCAGTATCCCACGGCGATCCCTGGCGTCACCGTTACCAACTTCCTGCGCACTGCTTTGAAGAATCTACGCGGCGCCGATGTCCCGGTAAAGGATTTTCGACGCGAACTGAAAGAAGCGATGGGCGCCTTGCAGATGGATCCCAACTTCGCGGCGCGCTATGTGAACGATGGCTTCTCCGGCGGAGAAAAGAAACGTCATGAAGTTCTGCAAATGACGTTGATGCAGCCGAAGCTGTGCATTCTCGACGAAATCGATTCCGGTCTGGATATCGACGCTCTGCGCATTCTGGCCGCAGGCGTGGAACGCCTGCGCAGTCCGGAGCGCAGTATGCTACTGATTACTCACTACCAGAGACTGCTCAACTATTTGAGCGTAGATCGTATCCATGTTTTCATGGCCGGGCGGATCGTCATGAGCGGCGGCCGCGAGCTGGCCGAAAAGCTGGAAGCCCACGGTTATGAGTGGGCGGCGCGGG
- the sufB gene encoding Fe-S cluster assembly protein SufB: MSQAIAPQNEATESPYFAPDAFPRGLSRKVVESISHIKSEPGWVTEFRLKALEIFEAKPMPQWGFIPSFGIDLDRYVHYVGANKQKKKSWDEVDPEVLRSFERLGIPEHERRYLAGLEAMNDSETVYANVKKELSDLGILFCDIDTAIREYPDIVKKYLGTVVGAADNKFAALNSAVFSGGSFAYCPPGVKTPMPLQAYFKVTAASSAQYERTLLIADEGAEIVYSEGCSSVQDSETNFHTAVVELIAHDRARIYYTTIQNWKKNMYNWTVKRGLAHREAHITWTDVNIGAQTIKYPGIILKGDRSTGDILSLAFAGGGQIQDTGARIIHVGKETRSNVLAKGVSLDGGVNSYRGLVKFDKNAEGAYSHIKCDGLMLDDRSQTHAYPYNDVSGEHGALNYEATVSRIDDDMLFFLQSRGLSEDEAKLLIVNGFCEGVVRDLNVEYSVEMSRLIRMILEDGQAIAAPASDGLSA, translated from the coding sequence ATGTCACAGGCCATTGCCCCACAAAATGAAGCCACAGAGTCGCCTTACTTCGCGCCGGATGCCTTTCCACGCGGCCTATCGCGCAAGGTTGTAGAATCGATTTCGCACATCAAGAGCGAGCCGGGCTGGGTAACCGAATTCCGATTGAAGGCGCTGGAGATCTTTGAAGCGAAGCCCATGCCGCAGTGGGGCTTCATCCCTTCCTTTGGCATCGACCTGGATCGCTACGTGCACTATGTGGGCGCCAACAAGCAGAAGAAAAAGAGCTGGGATGAGGTCGATCCCGAGGTGCTGCGCAGCTTCGAACGCCTGGGTATTCCCGAACACGAGCGCCGCTATCTGGCGGGCCTCGAGGCGATGAACGACTCCGAGACGGTTTACGCCAATGTAAAAAAGGAGCTTTCGGATTTGGGCATTCTGTTTTGCGACATTGACACCGCCATCCGCGAATATCCTGATATTGTTAAGAAGTACTTAGGAACCGTAGTCGGCGCCGCGGACAACAAGTTCGCCGCGCTCAATAGCGCCGTTTTCAGCGGCGGAAGCTTCGCCTACTGCCCCCCGGGCGTAAAGACGCCGATGCCGCTGCAGGCCTACTTCAAGGTTACGGCCGCCTCCTCCGCCCAGTACGAACGGACGCTACTGATCGCCGATGAGGGCGCCGAGATCGTCTACAGCGAGGGCTGCAGTTCCGTGCAAGATTCAGAGACCAATTTTCACACAGCGGTGGTAGAACTGATCGCCCATGATCGCGCGCGCATCTACTACACTACCATCCAGAATTGGAAAAAGAATATGTACAACTGGACGGTGAAGCGCGGTCTGGCTCACCGTGAAGCGCACATCACCTGGACCGATGTCAACATTGGCGCGCAGACCATCAAGTATCCAGGCATCATTCTGAAGGGCGACCGTTCAACCGGCGATATTCTTTCGCTGGCCTTTGCCGGCGGCGGCCAGATTCAAGATACCGGCGCTCGCATCATCCACGTAGGCAAGGAAACGCGCAGCAACGTGCTGGCCAAAGGCGTCTCGCTGGACGGCGGGGTAAACAGCTACCGCGGCCTGGTGAAGTTTGATAAAAATGCGGAGGGCGCTTACAGCCATATCAAATGCGACGGTCTGATGCTGGACGATCGATCGCAAACGCACGCCTACCCCTACAACGATGTAAGCGGCGAACACGGCGCCCTGAACTATGAGGCGACGGTCTCCAGAATTGACGACGATATGCTGTTTTTCTTGCAAAGTCGCGGGCTCAGCGAGGACGAGGCAAAATTGCTGATCGTCAACGGCTTCTGCGAGGGCGTGGTGCGCGACCTGAATGTCGAGTATTCGGTGGAGATGTCGCGTTTGATCCGGATGATCCTGGAAGACGGCCAGGCCATTGCCGCGCCGGCCAGCGATGGGCTCAGCGCCTGA
- a CDS encoding DUF4505 family protein: protein MQRAYFYQIDQYGGLHHEGVIQDDADFLTFFLQRLQCNDSGRHTNYPYLSRCGSEMNFVQSAGAPIILRRLENGLLHYSHGRIAIDFDVRMLSVDPHGNLLHCVGAGLQGRIAGPALQDLAECIRSSGDGYLMRWQGEERLLPAAPPYPLQGPEPAAAPIST, encoded by the coding sequence ATGCAACGGGCTTATTTTTACCAGATTGATCAATATGGCGGCCTGCATCATGAGGGCGTCATCCAGGATGATGCGGATTTTCTCACCTTTTTCTTACAGAGACTGCAATGCAACGACAGCGGTCGCCACACCAATTATCCGTACCTATCGCGATGCGGCAGTGAAATGAACTTCGTTCAGTCCGCCGGAGCGCCCATAATATTGCGGAGACTGGAAAACGGATTGCTTCACTATTCGCACGGTCGCATCGCGATCGACTTTGATGTGCGGATGCTCTCCGTCGATCCGCATGGGAATCTGCTGCATTGCGTCGGCGCCGGATTGCAGGGCCGCATCGCCGGACCGGCGCTGCAGGATTTGGCCGAGTGTATTCGCAGCAGCGGCGACGGATACCTGATGCGCTGGCAGGGCGAGGAACGCCTGCTGCCTGCGGCTCCGCCCTACCCGCTGCAGGGCCCGGAGCCCGCCGCTGCTCCCATCTCTACTTGA